DNA from Streptomyces rishiriensis:
CGGCCTTCGAGATCGCGGACGTCAACCCCAACCCGGCGCGCTTCGACCTGAAGAAGTGCGAGGCCATCAACGCCGACCACATCCGCCTGCTGGACGTGAAGGACTTCACCGAGCGCTGCGCGCCCTGGCTGAAGGCCCCCTACGCCCCCTGGTCCCCGCAGGACTTCGACGAGGCCCGGTGGGAGGCGATCGCCCCGCACGCCCAGACCCGTCTGAAGGTGTTGTCGGAGATCACCGACAACGTCGACTTCCTCTTCCTCCCGGAGCCGGTCTTCGACGAGGCGAGCTGGGCGAAGGCCATGAAGGAGGGCAGCGACGCGCTGCTCGCGACGGCCCGCGAGAAGCTGGAGTCGGCCGACTGGACCTCGGCCGAGTCCCTGAAGGAGGCCGTCCTGGCCGCCGGCGAGGCGCACGGCCTCAAGCTCGGCAAGGCCCAGGCCCCGGTCCGCGTCGCCGTCACCGGCCGCACGGTCGGCCTCCCCCTCTTCGAGTCCCTGGAGATCCTGGGCAAGGAGAAGACACTGGCCCGCGTCGACGCGGCACTGGCCAAGCTCGCCGCGTAATCACCCGCGTGGCCCCATCCGCCCGCGAGGGGCGGCGCCCGGCGATCCGGGTGCCGCCCCTTCGGCATACCCCGGACAGGGCGGCCGGCCCCGCGCTACCGTTGGATCATGAGCATCCTCGCCGTGGTCTGGGACGTGGACGACACCCTCTTCGACTACACGACCGCCGACCGCGAGGGCATGCGGTCGTACCTGACGGCCGAGGGGCTGCTCGAGAGGTTCGGCACCGCGGAGCTGGGACTCGCGCGGTGGCGGGAGGTCACCGAGCAGCAGTGGGCCCGGTTCTCGGCGGGCGGGATCACCTTCGAGGACCAGCGCCGGGACCGGGTACGGGCGTTCCTCGGCCGCGAGATGACCGACGCGGAGGCCGACGCGTGGCTCCTGCGCTACCACGCGCACTACGAGGCCGCCTGGGCGCTCTTCCCGGACGTCCTGCCCGTGCTGGACGCCCTCGCCGCCAGCCACCGCCACGCGGTGCTCTCCAACTCGAGCATCTATGTCCAGGACCACAAGCTGCGCGTGCTCGGCGTCCACGACCGCTTCGAGGCCATCCTGTGCGCCGCGGAACTGGGCGTCTCGAAGCCGGATGCCGGCGCCTTCCTCGCGGCCTGCGAGGCACTGTCGCTGGCCCCGCACCAGGTGGCCTACGTCGGCGACCATCCGGAGATCGACGGACAGGGCGCCGCCGAGGCCGGACTGCTCTCCGTGTGGATCGACCGCTGCGGTACGGCCACCGTCGAGCTCCCGTCCGGACGCCACCGGATCGTCTCGCTCGCCGAACTGCCCTCGATCCTCGGCCCCGATACCCGTTTTGGAGCCCGGTCCACCTTCGGGTAATGTTCTTCCTGCGCCGCCGGGGAGCGGGCCGAAAGGCCGGAACCGGAGGAGCAACGCTAGAACAAGAACCCCTACGGGGCTTGCGTTCCAGTGGCCTATGGTGTAATTGGCAGCACGACTGATTCTGGTTCAGTTAGTCTTGGTTCGAGTCCAGGTAGGCCAGCTCGCAGAGCTTATCTGCGCCTGTGGAGATCTACTCCACGAAGCCCCCGTTGTGTAGCGGCCTAGCACGCTGCCCTCTCAAGGCAGTAGCGCCGGTTCGAATCCGGTCGGGGGTACAGATCCTTCCCGCGAGGAGAGCTCGGGTAGCTCCCTCTCTCGTCGATGCAGGATCGCTAGGGCCCCCGTTGTGTAGCGGCCTAGCACGCCGCCCTCTCAAGGCGGTAGCGCCGGTTCGAATCCGGTCGGGGGTACGATTTTCATTGAATCACCTTGGTCTATGGTGTAATTGGCAACACTACGGTTTCTGGTACCGTCATTCTTGGTTCGAGTCCAGGTAGACCAGCTCTGACCTGCGGAAACGCAGGGTTTAGGCCCCCGTTGTGTAGCGGCCTAGCACGCCGCCCTCTCAAGGCGGTAGCGCCGGTTCGAATCCGGTCGGGGGTACGCGATCGGAAAGCCCCTCGCTTCGGCGGGGGGCTTTCCGTGTGTCTGCCGTCCGGACATCCGGCCTCACTCGAAGCCGTACCGCCGCGCCGACTCCTCCTCCTGCGCCAGCCGGTGCAGCGCCTGCATCATCGGCTCGACGAGGATCGCGCCCAGCACCGCCGTCTCGATCCGCTCCGCCTCCGACTCCCGGGTCTCCACGAAATCCAGGTCCAGTACGGCTGCCCGGTGCATCAACCGGGCGTAGGAGACGAGAAGTTCGGCGTCCCAGTCGTGGCCGAGCCGACGCAGCGCGGCCACCGCCACCACGAGTGAGCGGTAGGCGGGGGAGATGGTCGTCAACTGCCGGGCGTTCGACCAGCCCAGGGTGCGCAGCAGTTCGTCCGCTTCCAGGCGGGCGGCGCGCACGTACTCGTCGTCCGCGTCCGGCTCGGGGACCTGCGGCAGCGCCCACAGGGCCGCGCCGAGCCGGATCGTGCGGCCCAGGGAGTCGTCGTCGACATGACCGAGGACCGCGCGGACGGTGGCCACCGGCAGCCCGCCCACCTGGATCATCGCCCGCACCAGACGCAGCCGGCGCAGATGCTCCTCGTCGTAGGCGGCGGTCGTGGCGTTGATCCGGCGGCCGGGCGGCACCAGCCCCTCGCGCAGGTAGTACTTGATCGTCGCGGTGGACACACCGCTGCGTTCGCTCAGTTCGGCCAGCCGCATGTCTTGCGCCCTCCGTTGGTCAGCGGCACTATCCAAGCATGTCTGTCGAAGCCGCCCGGACCACCGCGGACGCTCGTGGGGAC
Protein-coding regions in this window:
- a CDS encoding MerR family transcriptional regulator, producing MRLAELSERSGVSTATIKYYLREGLVPPGRRINATTAAYDEEHLRRLRLVRAMIQVGGLPVATVRAVLGHVDDDSLGRTIRLGAALWALPQVPEPDADDEYVRAARLEADELLRTLGWSNARQLTTISPAYRSLVVAVAALRRLGHDWDAELLVSYARLMHRAAVLDLDFVETRESEAERIETAVLGAILVEPMMQALHRLAQEEESARRYGFE
- a CDS encoding HAD family hydrolase encodes the protein MSILAVVWDVDDTLFDYTTADREGMRSYLTAEGLLERFGTAELGLARWREVTEQQWARFSAGGITFEDQRRDRVRAFLGREMTDAEADAWLLRYHAHYEAAWALFPDVLPVLDALAASHRHAVLSNSSIYVQDHKLRVLGVHDRFEAILCAAELGVSKPDAGAFLAACEALSLAPHQVAYVGDHPEIDGQGAAEAGLLSVWIDRCGTATVELPSGRHRIVSLAELPSILGPDTRFGARSTFG